The nucleotide sequence GTGCACGTGATCTCGAGAGCCACCCTCAGTTGGTCGAAAAGAAGTCAGATAGAGACGAAAGAAAAAGGAGAGTTTCGTTTCGTAGCCAAAGCAAAGGTCACGCACGCTGCACGCATCAGTAGTACATCAGTCGTCAGGTCAACGTTCAACCCTCAGCAGTCAAGCAGTCGCCCAAGTGGATTTAAATAATTCTGCTATGCGACCGATCCTGCCCAACAACACGAGAGCGCGCATCTTTCTTCTCATTTAAAATCAGCATTAGCATGCCTTTCCATTTTGCGGCTGGGTAGCACTACTGCGGCAAACACATGTCCTATATTCTCCTTTGACCAGCCCACACGTCTTCCTCCACTATATAACCCGCCGTCCCCCGCTCTCCTCGTCTCATCCGAACTTCCACCTGCACCAGcaaacgacaacaacaacgacataCTCAAGCTCTAGATCACTTCCAACTCTAGCTCACTCTCGAGTCCGGCCATGGATCACTTCGACTCCTTCGGGTCGACCGGCATGGACGCCGTCTGGACGGGGCCTTGCGGATGGCCGGCGGCCGCGGCGACGACGGGCGGGGGGCAGGAGGCGACGGACCTCCGGAGGGGGCCGTGGACGATGGAGGAGGACGCGCTCCTGGCCGGCCACATCGCCAAGCACGGCGAGGGCCGGTGGAACGAGCTGGCCTCCGCCGCGGGGCTGAGGCGCACGGGGAAGAGCTGCCGCCTCCGGTGGCTCAACTACCTCCGCCCCGACGTCCGCCGCGGCGACTTCACCCCGCAGGAGCAGCTGCTCATCCTGGAGCTCCACTTCCGGTGGGGCAAACGCTGGTCCAGGATCGCGCGGGAGATGCCGGGGCGGACGGACAACGAGATCAAGAACTACTGGCGCACCCGGGTGCAGAAGCACGCCAAGCAGCTCAAGTGCGACGTCGACAGCCGCCAGTTCCGGGACGTCATGCGCCACCTCTGGATGCCCCGCCTCCTCGAGAGgatccaggccgccgccgccgccacgcccgcgCCGAGCCTGGAGCACGCGGCGTCGCCCGTGCATCCTCTTAGTGTCGCGCCGGCCTGCCGCGGCGGCATCGGCATGTGCCACTCCCCTGAGACGACGACGGTGACCACGTCGAGCACGGCTGGTTCATCGGTGTCTCTCGAGGTGCATTTCCCGTCGAACCAGCTTGTCTTGACGGCCGGCAGTACGACGAACTGGTCAGGCTCAGGCAGCGACCAGTGCGGCAGCGCCAGCGCGAGGAGCGATGACATGCTCGACGGGAGCTGGTCGGAGCTCCTCGCTCGTGCGTGCGACGACGGCGCCGACTCTGTGGTGTTCCCCCACTTTGAATTAGGGGGATCCGGCGACGACAAGTGGAGCTTGGAAGACATCTGGTCGCAACACCATTACTGAAACTTGACTACTGATCAATTAGAAGTATACTGTGCTACGTCAGCTACCTCGATTTTATTAACGACCAGATTTACTGTAGTGTGATCTGCTTGATTGCTAATCAACACAGTTAACAAAATGGAAGGGTGCTCTGAATTCTGATATATGCCTCCTTGCACGGTCGAATTACCATAGGACCATTAGTTTCATAAAAAAAAGTTTTGGGAGAATTCACTCAAATTTGAAATGTTTCGGTCAGTCAAGTAGTAGTACGTTTTTTAAGCCCAAACCTATTGGTCTACGGTATTTTCACTAATATAAATCAAACAAGTCTAACATGTACacaaaagaagaaggaaaaggaatgaaaaacaaaaaaacagagctTATTATCCAATGTCAGTTCTTTGTGACTATCATGGTCAAACTCCAATTGCTATTTTGCTAGTGCAGTTCATTCTAGATGTGCATCAATCCATTCTTGCTCTTCTTTTAAAAAAAAATGAGGATGcactcccggcctctgcatctggacgatacatacgatcattttattaattattaagcaCAAAAGAacttacaaagtagtacatcagtaagtctgaagccaACATCTaggcaacatctgccgctactcctacCCCTTGATGCAGtggtgccgaatgtccgagcctaataccaaacaaacaTCGCACCAAATCCTAACATTTAATGCCGGATGCCCCATCCTAGCCACATACCGGGACTGGGTCACACGCCGGTCCGGCACTCACCGAGGCTGCCGCCGCcttcttccaccgatccatctccagagcaggtactgacgcacagaccttgccaggcctgccgtcgacgccaccatggcgccagacaGCTCGACCACCCTGTGCTCGTCCATCCAGCCGCATCCGTCGTCGATATGCAGCTGCACCATGCCGCCACCACTCGTCGTCAATGACGCGGTAGATACAACGCCGCACCACCTGGCAACCTCCACACCATCGCCACTGCTGGAGCTACTCGGAGCCCACCATCCACAACATCTCTCCCTCGAACAGCAGTtcctcccaagacggcgcctccatggaggatacgacgcgcaggacgccgccgccgcccaatccagaCTGAATTTTGGACTTTCATCCGGGAGGGGTTCAGGGGTGGATAGGGGGGACCTCGGCCTCGCCTCCAGGAAGGGTAACGGTGTCAAGTGACGTCGCCGATGCCGGGCCAAACACGCCGACCAAAGTTTCCTCCAGTCCCCATCCTAAGCCACCAAACCTCCGTGTACTCCGGATCCGGCAAGCCACGATCCGAAACCCGCGAAGATGAAAGAGCCATGGGGCTCAACCCACCAGAAAGGAGGATCGAGAAGAACTCCTTGTAGATCTCCAGACGCCGAATTTCAACGATCCGATGTGGCCAGCGACAATCATCACCACCCCGCGGCGGCCGACGGAGTCCGAAGAAAGGATTCAGATGGATCTGATCTGGATCCGGCGGCACCCGCGACCACTGGTCAGGCCAACGCAGCCACCACCTCACGACACGCAggtcgccaccgccgcgccgcgcaCGACACCGATGGGAGacccgcccgccgcgccgccggacCCCACATTCACCCGGCGTTCCTATGGATCCCGCTGTCCCGCGCCAGCCAAGACGGAGAGGATGGggagaagccccgccgccgcccagccggcCAGGCTTCGCCCGACGGCGCTATGGACAGCGgcgaggagggggagaggaggaggatactcaaggggcggcggctagggttttccccccaggtcgcccgcgggggcgacgcgAGGGGCGAGGGGCTTATCCCGAAGGGGAACCAGTAAATGCTTTGCTTTGATCTGTGCTCTAGCAGCTTTAAATCCCGTTTTAGCTTAAACTCCTAGCAATTCACAGTAGCAACCTCATTTCTAAAAGCTTTCCCATTCCTTTGGATCCAGATGTTCCAGCAGCCCTGGATGACTACTTCCATAGCAATCTAAAGGGGAAGCAGTTGATGTGCAAATACTGTAACATCCAAGACAGAAATGCCAAGCTTCTTTGAGGGGAGAATGTTGCTCCAACAATCTTGGGAGAAGCGACAACCCCAGAAAAGATATCTCATAGTTTATACCGTGCTTTCATTGCAAAAGACACAATCATAGTACTCTAAGTGGAAGGATTTTCTTCAGAAGATTTTTAGAGTTAAATCTATCATGTAAAAGTAGCCAGAAAAAGATGTCCGGTTTTCTTTCTGTatttttcatttgttttttcttCCAGCTTATTTCTTTCCTTATTTCTTTTACATTTTTCCTCTTCTTTCTTGTTTTCATTCTTTTGTCAACATTTCATAACGAGCCACAATGTCTTGTAAAATTTCTCAAATGCACGACAATTCTTCCATTTCGTGAACTTATTTTTAAAATTATAAacctttttcaaatccatgaacattttttgaggttttatgaactttttccaaattcgttaaaattttcaaattcacaaaccttTTTCAAGTTCATAAAAAATTATAATTCCTAATATTTTTCAAACTGGTTAAGTTTTTCTCAAACTTGTGATCTTTTCCGAATTCGTGAACTTTTTAAGTtcataaacttttttcaaattcatcatttttttaaaTCTACAAAAAAATTGATTCACAATCTTTTTCCAAATTAGCGAACATTTCTTGAGTTCATGAACTTTTTCAGATTCTATGTACTTTTACCGAATTCGTGAACATTTCTCAAgttcacaaacatttttcaaattcataattTGTTTTCAATTTTTCATGAATTGTTTTTACTAAATTCATGAAAATTTCCAactatgaactttttccaaattcgtgatTTTTTACGAATTTCCTGTTTTCTGAAAAGTCAACGGTTGACCGATCACCTGGTCCAGGGGTTAACTTTCCACCTGTTACCCGAGTGAACAAATAGGCAAGCGGTCGGCACAAGAAGGGAGATATAGCTCTCGTCTTGAGTGAAGCTTTTCCCTCCTGTGTCGTTTTTGGGCCAGCCCGTTTAGTGTTTTTTCTTTCGCTCGCTAGTTCTCCTTTGTCGTTCACTTCGATTTGAACATATAAATGGAAAATATGTTCCAGATTCTTCTGTTGTTTGTCCGGTTTTTCTTCTGCACTTTTTCGTTCTTTTTTTTGCTTTTATTTGTTTCTTcatggttttttttctttttctgttttccttGCTTTTCAccgattttctttgtttctttcttggttgtttttggcttttcctattatttctttgtttctttcttggttttcatcaCCACTAACAGTACGTCTTTCGTTTTCTTTGTTTATTTCATGGTTTTCATTCGGGtttcttctttgtttctttattgGTTTTGGTTGTTTCCATTATTTTTgcactgttttttttcttttctgattttcttcagttttttctttctcttttggtATAGAACATGAACATATTATTATACgtgtttaacattttttcaaatacatgtataatttttttgtatagatcTGAAAACATTTTTCCTATActtgttgaacattttttcaaatgcatggTTACCATTTTTTTCCAAACATATATTTTAGTGAAAACTTTTTTTATACACATTCTACACTTTTCAAGAAAAAAattgtatacatatttaacattttccaaagacATGATTAGAatttttttgacaatgtatatttTTTATGTCTAGTGTTTtacatacacattgtacattttttgtgtacatcaggaacattttctaaatacatgtttaacatttttcaaatacattacTAACATTTTGGAAAACATATATTTTTTAGAGTAAAATGCATCACAAGTCCTAAAACTACCATAGgtgtgtcagtttagtcctataactttcAAACTGCATTTTTGGATCCTAAAACTATCGAAAGTAtgtcagtttagtcctataacttcGAACTGCACTTTTGGGTCCTAAAACTATTGGAGGTGTGTCATTTTTAGTCCCATAACTTCAAAATTGCAGTTTTTGGTCTCAAAACTATGTATGTTTGTTCATCTGAGGTCCTAATCTTGCATGCCCACCATCCATGGAGCATTTTTTCAACTGAGCCCTTTGTATGTGTTTATATCCCCCAAAGTGGTACATACGCTTCCACGTTGCAGGGTGTCCTGCAACCTGCATGGCCATGAGCTGCACGGTAGCCTCCCTGAGAGGTTTGGCGTGACCGTCGGGGAGACCCCGAGCTAGTCGGCATGAAGGACGACATCCCTCTCCCTCGGCGAGGCCGCCGGGGAGATCCCAAGCCAATTGGGATGGAGTATGCCATCCCacctctctctgtgtgtgtgtgtttgatgaTATCGCCGTTGCCCCGACACCCTTGCCGTAGAGTTGGCCGTGCAGGCTGTTGTTTGGGCACGAGCATGGTCATAGGTGGTGAGCTGTCGGGCGACACAGAGGAGTGCGCGAAAACTGCAAAGCTGGCGCAGAGGTCGTCGAGAGTGACACAACCCTAGTAGTAGCCATAGGTGGGTAGCAATTGGACGTTGTGTGACATGTCGTTCTGCTGCTGTTGGGGGAGGCTGAGATGACTGGTCTACTCTCCTCGCTGGAGCTCAAACCATCATTCCACTGATGGCCTATGTATCATCGCCTCTGAGCATTCTGTGTGTGGGAGAAGACAAGCGCGTGAGAACGAGGCGAGACAACGCTCTAGTTTTTTTGCATATTTACCTTGTGGGCCCATTGGGTCAGGTCAACGTGGCTATAATCCAAGCATTTCCAAGTGACTCGTTGGTGGGTCAATGCTAACCATGCAAGCTTAGGACCTAAGAGAAAGAAACTTACATAGTTTTGGGACCCACAACTACTGTTTCAAAGTTATAAGACTAAACTGACACACCTTTGATAGTTTTAGGACCCAAAAGTGCAGTTTCgaagttataggactaaactgacacTCCTCTGATAGTTTTAGAACCCAAAAGTGCAGTTtcaaagttataggactaaactCACACACCTCCGATAGTTTTAGGACTTATGATGCATTTTACTCTATTTTTTATGTCTAGTTTTTCTGAAGACATTTTAGAAATTTTCATACACTAGGAAactttttatatacatgtttatcattttttaaatgcatgattaacatatTTTTCATTTATATGTTGTGATGTCTACTTTTTCCCTTCACATTGTGCAAGTTTCGTATACATTATTACCATTTCTTTTTATACACATttactaacatttttcaaatacgcaACTAATTGTTTTCATTTTTGTGTATAAAGTGTTTTATAATAGATATATTTAGAATATTTCTAAATAtaagaaaaaataaagcaaaaatgaaTGCGAATATGAGAAACCACACTAAAAAAAGGTGATGAAGTACTCCATGCCAGGCCGGCCCATAGTTGCGCTTACTTGAAGCAAGGCTCCACTAGGTCTCACTGCAGGATAGAGTCACACGCAGCAATGAGCGCTGAGGAGGAGTTATCTACCACGGTGAACTGAGCGCAGCTAAGATGATTAGGTTCCTTGTTGTGGAACCAACCTATCAGGATTCAAGTCCAAGAATTGGCATTGGTGGTTGTATTTTTTGGGACTTATTTCAGAGCTTCCtatcagtgggaggagacgttcctggCGACGAAGGTGTGCGTGGCGACTTGCCGTCACCATCGAGTGCCACCGTGCTGAACCCAAGAACGCCGAACTCGCCGTCGAGTGGCATCGTGCTGGCAAGGCTGCAGGCGAACAACGCCCGATCGGTGATGTGCATCCCGACGGCGGTGACCCCCTCGGCGGAGATGTAGACGGTGGTGTTGATCCCCGGTCCATACTGGTAGGTGTACCAGCAGGTGTAGCTGGTGTTGTTTCCGCAGGCGTCCTCCTCATTGAGCGCCCTTCGGCAAGTCTCGTTGAAGCTGAAGACTTTAGTGAATCCCGACAACACCGGGCACTGTGCCCAGATGAATTCGGTGGCGATGTCGATGCCGTCGGAGAAGACCTCCTCCGCGTAGCCGACGAAGAGCTTGTGGACGACGAGCCCGACGTTGTCGGCGGCCGCGCTCCCTAGTCGGTCCTTGTTCGGCACAATGAAGGGCCGCGTGATCACGGCCTTGGCTGGCTTTCTCCATAGCTCCTGGCCAAGCTGTGGAATGTGTGTCGGCGTCCGGCCATCGACTGCCACCTCGGCCACGGACGGCAGGAGGAGCATGCGAGCACCGTCGCTACTGTCGCGACTGGCCGGGCCATTTTGGCCTCGGAGATCAGAGAGACGGAGACGTGAGGAAATTTCTCGGGGAGGGTTGGTCCGTGAGCAGGGGCGATTTTATAGAGTCAGTTTTGTGTTTATGTTCTTCCCGGGGAAGGGTGTGGAGTGGACGTGTGGTATCTGGATCTGGCTGGCCCTAGAGTCCGTATCACGTCTGGGCCTTTCCTCCCATCACATGAGACCCGCCCAGGATGaatccactgttggggaacgttgcatggaaaacaaaaaattctacgcacacgcaagatctatctatggagatgcatagctacgagaggggagattatgtctacgtaccctcgtcgaccgttaagcggaagcgtttatcaacacggttgatgtagtcgtacaccttcacgatccaactgatcaagtatcgaacgtacggtacctccgtattcagcacacgttcagctcgatgacgtcctcaccttctcgatctagcaagagaggcaaagtagtagatgagtttcggtagcacga is from Triticum aestivum cultivar Chinese Spring chromosome 3A, IWGSC CS RefSeq v2.1, whole genome shotgun sequence and encodes:
- the LOC123058995 gene encoding transcription factor JAMYB-like: MDHFDSFGSTGMDAVWTGPCGWPAAAATTGGGQEATDLRRGPWTMEEDALLAGHIAKHGEGRWNELASAAGLRRTGKSCRLRWLNYLRPDVRRGDFTPQEQLLILELHFRWGKRWSRIAREMPGRTDNEIKNYWRTRVQKHAKQLKCDVDSRQFRDVMRHLWMPRLLERIQAAAAATPAPSLEHAASPVHPLSVAPACRGGIGMCHSPETTTVTTSSTAGSSVSLEVHFPSNQLVLTAGSTTNWSGSGSDQCGSASARSDDMLDGSWSELLARACDDGADSVVFPHFELGGSGDDKWSLEDIWSQHHY